In Ctenopharyngodon idella isolate HZGC_01 chromosome 20, HZGC01, whole genome shotgun sequence, the following proteins share a genomic window:
- the ypel5 gene encoding protein yippee-like 5 — translation MGRIFLDHIGGTRLFSCANCDTILTNRSELISTRFTGATGRAFLFNKVVNLQYSEVQDRVMLTGRHIVRDVSCKNCNSKLGWIYEFATEDSQRYKEGRVILERALVRESEGFEEHVPSDTS, via the exons ATGGGTCGAATCTTCCTGGATCACATTGGAGGGACGCGTCTGTTCTCCTGCGCCAACTGTGACACGATTCTGACCAACCGCTCCGAGCTCATCTCCACACGCTTCACTGGAGCCACCGGACGGGCCTTCCTCTTCAACAAG GTGGTGAACTTGCAGTACAGCGAGGTGCAGGACCGTGTGATGCTGACCGGCAGACACATAGTGAGAGACGTCAGCTGTAAGAACTGCAACAGTAAGCTGGGCTGGATCTACGAGTTCGCCACCGAGGACAGCCAGCGCTACAAGGAGGGCCGCGTGATCCTGGAGCGGGCGCTGGTGCGGGAGAGCGAGGGCTTCGAGGAGCATGTGCCGTCTGACACCTCCTGA